CACTGAGTTCAACAGTTTGCCCCAACTTCCAACACACGATAGCCGGAGCGACCCCTAGCACAAGACCCAACAGCACCGGAATCCAGAACCCTGCCGCCAGGCTCATCACCATGGCAAAGACAAAATTACCGAGATAGACCACTAAGGGCAAGTTAAGATGAGCCGGCTGTAGAGTAATCGCTTGTTTGCGCCATAGAACAGCCGCCACTGAGATAAAAACGCATCCTGTGCCCATCCAACCAACAAAATTTTGGTAGGGCATTCCAAAAAATGCGCCTGGTTGATGCCAGTACCAGAAAGGCATTGCTGTCTGGCTCATGGCTGGGTCGAGCACAAAGTCCCACGAAGTTAGCATTAATGCGCCAAAGCCGATCGCGCTGACTTGTCCCAGCCAGCCTAGCTTTTTGTCTAAGCCTGCCTTTGCTAACAAGTAAGAGCAAAGACCCAAGTAGAACCAAGATAGCGGAATCGTAAACGGCACTAGTCCAGCAATTTTGTAACCCAGCCCACTGAGATAGCTGTAATTTCCAAAAGGAAACCCAGTGCTAGTTCCCAATAGTTCGCTAGTTAAAGAAATGCCCACCGCAGGCACCATAAATACCAGCCAGTTTCGTAGACCCAATGTGCGATAGGCGTAAAGGGCAACGGCGATCGTTCCTAGCAAAATGTAAACCACTCCGCCACCCGCCATACTCCACCCAAATAAAGTAGAACCCGCAGGCAACAGAGCTAGAAGCTCAGGATGGGGCATCACGACCAAAAGCCCTGCTAAGCCAAAAGCCATCGCAACCAAATGTCCTATCAAACAATAGCGTTCAACTTTAACCCACTGATCCATTACAGATTCTCCAAAAATGGCTGCTTTAAAAATCCTTCTTAACGGTAGGCTCTGTAGAGCCAAAGTTAATGACGTATTGAATACGTTAACCAATGTGCCTTTGCAAAAGGTTACTGCAAAATTATAAGTTTTGTAAATTTATGAAGCAAGAAAATTATCATCTTGATCAAAAATCTGCTGACTCAAACGACGCTATAGGGACACATCACGTATAGACTTTAGGGGATATTCTCTACCTTTTGGCGATCGCAAATGACTGGCGTTGTATTGGCAATCTTGGTGTTACTGATAGCCTTAGGCTGGCTGTTTGTGGAAAAACAGTATCGCAGCCGTCCGGGCAACGCCCTAGAGGCGACCTCTGGAGCATGGGATATTAACACCGATCGCCCTGATCAGTACAGACTAGTCGGCAACCTGGAATTAATCAACCACACCCGCCATTTTGAGATTATGGTGCCTGAGCTAACAGCTGAGGTAAAGTTGCTTTCCAAAGGCAGCTTAGAAGGAATTATGCCAAAGGTTCAAGTCATCTCCAAGCATCCTGATGCAGAAGCCCGTCCTGATGGCTACTGGTTCGGATACATCGTCAAGCGCAAGCCGACCTACTTTCAGGTGGCGATCGAGATAAATGGACAAAACCTTACTGAACTCCAAGCCGCTTGGGTCAAAGTTCACTACATGACCTATGGCCCTGGAGGACGACTCCCCAAAACCCGCCATATTATCATTCCTTTAAAGTTTCCAACTCCCAATGCTGTTCAGCGCTGGCGACCTACTCCAATTGCTGATGTTTTACCCGTCCGCACGCACCTCCTGACGCATTTAGACACTCCGGTCGAAATCGTTAAACGCTACGTTCAGCCCCATGCCCAACCTGGAGATATCATCACCCTTGGTGAAACGCCTGTAGCACTGATGCAGGGGCGATTTCGCCATCCTTCGGATATCAAACCTGGTTGGGTAGCTCGCCGGATTTGCTACTACTTTATGCCTACCTCTAGCCTAGCAACGGCTTGTGGGTTGCAGGCTCTGGTCGATATTGTCGGGGCTAGACGGGTACTAGGAGCGTTTTTGGTAGGAGCGATCGCCAAAAAGCTGCTCAATAAACCCGGCGTTTTTTACCAACTGGCTGGAGAACAAGCTCGTCTGATTGATGATGTCACAGGGACCTTGCCTCCCTACGACCAGTTTATTGTTCTGGGCCCTCACGATCCTCAGGAGGTTGTGAATCAAATTCAGAAGGAAACTGGACTGGCTGCTGCTGTGGTAGACGTGAACGATTTGAAAGCAGTTAAAATACTAGCAGCAACTGCTGATGTTCCTCCAGGCTTCTTAGAACAAGCGCTCATTAGCAACCCAGCAGGCAATGCTGATGAACAAACGCCTTTAGTGCTGATCCGTCCCAACCCCTAGGATTAATCCTCATAAACGCATGACTTCAGCCAATCCTCAAAGTTCGACCGTGACGATTCGCCCTTTCCAGTACCGCGATCTGGAAGATATCGATCGCCTCCTCACTGAAGAAATGGAGCGACAGGGCGGTGATGCCGAACACCTGAAGCAAGAAGCTCAGCAACTCCGGCAGCGCTATGGGTTGCTAAAAATTCTGAGTCTCTTTCCCAATCCTCTTCAGCATTCCTTCTGCGCCTATGTAGCAGAACTCAACGGTCAACTTTGCGGGATGGTTCAAGTCTCGCCCTTTAACCGCACTCGTAGCACTTGGCGGGTCGATCGCGTTTTAGTGGGTTGCGTTAAACTCGCGGCTGGCAGCCCACCGCTGATGCTAGACGTGGGCACTCAACTATTGCGTCACTGTTTCCAAACCATTTGGGAAGCGCGGACTTGGCTCATTGAGGCAGATGTGAATGATAAGGACACCCTGGCGCTCTATCGGCACAATGGGTTTCAGCAATTGGCGCGGATGACCTACTGGGCGATCGCGCCTGATATCCTTCCTGCTCTGGCTGAACGTGAGCCAGATTTGCCTAACCTGCTACCCGTTAGCAATGCCGATGCCAGCCTGCTCCATCAGCTTGATACCGCCTCAATGCCGCCGCTGGTGCGACAAGTATTTGATCGCCACGTGGTAGACTTCAAAACCAGCCTTTTCAGCAAAATTACCGGAGGGATAAAGCCACGGTTTGCGCCCACTCAGCGCATTAGCGGCTACGTTTTTGAACCCCAACGCAAAGCAGCGATCGGGTACTTCAAAATCCAGCTTTGCCGCAACGGTAGCCAACCCCATGTGGCACAACTTACCGTTCATCCGGCATACACCTGGCTCTACCCTGAGCTATTGGCGCAGATGGCAAGGCACACCAAAGACTTACCAGCCCAATCTTTGCGACTCGCTTCCTCGGACTATCAATCAGAGCGCGAGGAATACCTGGAACAAATTGGGGCGGTTCGGATGGAGCACACTTTAATGATGTCGCGATCGGTGTGGCACAAATTACGCGAATCTAAGTTTGTCCTAGATAACTCTTTGTCTGAAGTTCTTCAAGGATTCCAGACGCAGCGCAAACCGATTCCGGGGCGTTTTTCACCCACGTCTCCAGAGTCTCCTAACCGCATTGACATTAAGCCCTCTAAAAGTTCTAAGCCTGATCTTTTCAACGATCCCCTGTAATGTCCTTGCAAGCGAGTCATCTTCGGCAACCTATCCAGATTTCGGCATTAGGGCTGGATGTAGGCAGAAAGCGAATTGGGGTAGCGGGTTGCGACGGCACAGGGTTAATTGCCACTGGACTCACCACCGTGGAGCGACAATCTTTTCAACAAGATGTAGAGGCGCTGCGGCAGTGGGTCGAAGCGCGGCAGGTGCAGATTTTGGTGATTGGCTTGCCTTATCATCTAAACGGTGAATTGGGTTCACAGGCAAGACAGGTACAGAAGTTTGCCAACCGTCTCTCGAAGGCTCTAGATCTTCCTGTCGAGTACGTAGACGAGCGCTTAACCTCAGTCCTTGCCGAAGAGTTAATTCAGGCAGAAAAACTATCGCTTCAACATCATAAAAGCTTGATCGATCGCAAAGCAGCCGCTATTATCCTGCAACAATGGTTAGATCAGCGACGTGCTGCTTCGCAGATACCGCAAGAGTCGCCCTAATCTCTGCAAATTCAGCCTGAAATAAAAAATCGCTTCATTGATCAAAAAAATTCAAAAATGACTTAACCTTATTGCGAGATACTGGGAAATGAATTCCGAGAAACGCGTTGGAAAAAAGAGGAAGTGATGGAAGAAGATTTAGTGACAATGACCTTGAAGGACGAAGACGGGCGATCGATCCTGTGCCAAGTCGAAAATACCTTAAAAGTCCAGGGCAAA
The DNA window shown above is from Timaviella obliquedivisa GSE-PSE-MK23-08B and carries:
- a CDS encoding GNAT family N-acetyltransferase, producing MTSANPQSSTVTIRPFQYRDLEDIDRLLTEEMERQGGDAEHLKQEAQQLRQRYGLLKILSLFPNPLQHSFCAYVAELNGQLCGMVQVSPFNRTRSTWRVDRVLVGCVKLAAGSPPLMLDVGTQLLRHCFQTIWEARTWLIEADVNDKDTLALYRHNGFQQLARMTYWAIAPDILPALAEREPDLPNLLPVSNADASLLHQLDTASMPPLVRQVFDRHVVDFKTSLFSKITGGIKPRFAPTQRISGYVFEPQRKAAIGYFKIQLCRNGSQPHVAQLTVHPAYTWLYPELLAQMARHTKDLPAQSLRLASSDYQSEREEYLEQIGAVRMEHTLMMSRSVWHKLRESKFVLDNSLSEVLQGFQTQRKPIPGRFSPTSPESPNRIDIKPSKSSKPDLFNDPL
- a CDS encoding carotenoid biosynthesis protein, translated to MDQWVKVERYCLIGHLVAMAFGLAGLLVVMPHPELLALLPAGSTLFGWSMAGGGVVYILLGTIAVALYAYRTLGLRNWLVFMVPAVGISLTSELLGTSTGFPFGNYSYLSGLGYKIAGLVPFTIPLSWFYLGLCSYLLAKAGLDKKLGWLGQVSAIGFGALMLTSWDFVLDPAMSQTAMPFWYWHQPGAFFGMPYQNFVGWMGTGCVFISVAAVLWRKQAITLQPAHLNLPLVVYLGNFVFAMVMSLAAGFWIPVLLGLVLGVAPAIVCWKLGQTVELSAIAPLAVVEGAITDEAQSAKQRIAA
- a CDS encoding coenzyme F420-0:L-glutamate ligase, with the translated sequence MTGVVLAILVLLIALGWLFVEKQYRSRPGNALEATSGAWDINTDRPDQYRLVGNLELINHTRHFEIMVPELTAEVKLLSKGSLEGIMPKVQVISKHPDAEARPDGYWFGYIVKRKPTYFQVAIEINGQNLTELQAAWVKVHYMTYGPGGRLPKTRHIIIPLKFPTPNAVQRWRPTPIADVLPVRTHLLTHLDTPVEIVKRYVQPHAQPGDIITLGETPVALMQGRFRHPSDIKPGWVARRICYYFMPTSSLATACGLQALVDIVGARRVLGAFLVGAIAKKLLNKPGVFYQLAGEQARLIDDVTGTLPPYDQFIVLGPHDPQEVVNQIQKETGLAAAVVDVNDLKAVKILAATADVPPGFLEQALISNPAGNADEQTPLVLIRPNP
- the ruvX gene encoding Holliday junction resolvase RuvX — protein: MSLQASHLRQPIQISALGLDVGRKRIGVAGCDGTGLIATGLTTVERQSFQQDVEALRQWVEARQVQILVIGLPYHLNGELGSQARQVQKFANRLSKALDLPVEYVDERLTSVLAEELIQAEKLSLQHHKSLIDRKAAAIILQQWLDQRRAASQIPQESP